A stretch of the Janthinobacterium sp. B9-8 genome encodes the following:
- a CDS encoding NUDIX hydrolase yields the protein MKPLQCACLVNVQNQKLLLVRVRNNQHWYLPGGKIEQGESPEHALCRELAEELGITVLPANTRYLYTVLAPAYGQAGDVELICYCAEWQGIPRALGEISEVAWLPLQNPDLFAPAVHVLCRDFLNAEHLHTQAT from the coding sequence ATGAAGCCATTGCAATGCGCATGTTTGGTGAATGTGCAAAATCAAAAACTCCTCTTAGTCAGAGTTCGCAATAATCAGCACTGGTATTTACCCGGCGGCAAAATTGAACAAGGCGAATCGCCTGAGCACGCGCTCTGCCGGGAGTTGGCCGAAGAATTAGGCATTACTGTGCTGCCAGCCAACACTCGCTACTTATATACCGTACTGGCCCCCGCCTATGGGCAGGCAGGCGATGTTGAGCTGATTTGCTATTGCGCAGAATGGCAAGGCATACCGCGTGCTTTAGGCGAGATCAGTGAAGTGGCATGGCTGCCTCTGCAAAATCCTGATCTGTTTGCGCCTGCGGTACACGTGCTTTGCCGTGATTTTCTTAATGCGGAACACCTGCATACACAAGCCACCTGA
- a CDS encoding dienelactone hydrolase family protein → MPATARRTFLKTSLLAGFALAVKPVAASTIQTDTAGLQAGPVQIGDLPAYRAQPAHAVSPLPTIIVIQEIFGVHEHIQDLCRRLAKQGYLAIAPELYFRQGDPRQFSDTSTLVKELVSKVADEQVLADLDSVAAWAGQHGGNPQRLAVTGFCWGGRITWLYAAHNPKIKASAAWYGRLTGQTSSSTPRHPIDIARQIKSPVLGLYAGKDQGISLESVEQMRKALRPQPQPFNLVVYDNASHGFNADYRPSYHPAAAHDAWETMLNWFKRFGV, encoded by the coding sequence ATGCCTGCAACAGCACGCCGTACCTTCCTCAAAACCAGCTTACTTGCGGGCTTTGCACTAGCAGTCAAGCCCGTAGCTGCATCCACCATTCAAACCGATACAGCGGGCCTGCAAGCAGGGCCGGTTCAAATTGGTGATCTACCCGCTTATCGGGCGCAGCCTGCACACGCCGTATCACCCCTACCCACAATCATTGTGATTCAGGAGATCTTCGGCGTGCACGAGCATATTCAAGACTTATGCAGGCGTTTGGCTAAACAAGGCTATCTGGCCATTGCCCCCGAGCTTTACTTTCGCCAAGGCGATCCACGGCAGTTTAGCGACACCAGCACACTGGTTAAAGAATTGGTCAGCAAAGTAGCAGATGAACAGGTTCTGGCTGACTTAGACAGTGTGGCCGCGTGGGCTGGCCAGCATGGCGGCAACCCGCAGCGCCTTGCTGTAACGGGCTTTTGCTGGGGAGGCCGAATCACTTGGCTTTATGCGGCGCATAACCCAAAAATCAAAGCCAGTGCGGCATGGTACGGACGCCTGACAGGGCAGACCAGCAGCAGCACCCCCCGCCACCCGATTGATATCGCGCGGCAAATCAAATCACCCGTGCTGGGCTTATATGCGGGCAAAGATCAAGGCATTTCACTTGAATCAGTAGAACAGATGCGCAAAGCACTACGCCCACAACCGCAGCCGTTTAATCTTGTTGTTTACGATAACGCCAGCCATGGTTTTAACGCAGATTACCGCCCCAGCTACCACCCCGCTGCTGCACATGATGCGTGGGAAACAATGCTAAATTGGTTTAAGCGCTTTGGCGTATAA
- a CDS encoding EAL domain-containing protein, which produces MTTQFSTPFHPFSCKDCRDAKHLGFEFTMAFQPIIDIDSGAPYAFEALVRGIDGQGAEFILEQVNAENRYRFDQTCRVKAIELAVAYGMIEIPGCKLSINFLPNAVYRAETCIRATLEASDRFKFPADRLMFEVTEGERVSNTQHLKNIFAEYRKQGFTTAIDDFGSGYSGLNLLATFQPHVIKLDMELTRDIDSSDAKQAIVAGVLLTATRLGIDIIAEGIETPAELNTLREFGVRYFQGFLFAKPATGHLPLSTPI; this is translated from the coding sequence ATGACAACTCAATTTTCCACCCCCTTTCACCCATTCAGCTGCAAAGACTGCAGAGACGCCAAGCATCTGGGCTTTGAATTCACCATGGCTTTCCAGCCCATCATTGATATTGATAGCGGCGCGCCTTACGCATTTGAAGCCTTAGTAAGAGGGATCGATGGCCAGGGTGCAGAATTTATCCTTGAGCAAGTCAATGCAGAAAACCGCTACCGTTTTGATCAGACATGCCGGGTAAAAGCCATTGAGCTTGCTGTGGCCTACGGCATGATTGAAATACCGGGTTGTAAATTAAGTATTAACTTTCTGCCCAATGCAGTTTATCGGGCAGAGACTTGCATCAGAGCCACGCTGGAAGCCAGTGATCGATTTAAATTTCCTGCTGATCGCCTGATGTTTGAAGTGACCGAAGGTGAACGTGTCAGCAATACCCAGCACCTTAAAAATATTTTTGCCGAATACCGTAAACAGGGCTTCACCACCGCAATTGATGATTTTGGCTCTGGCTACTCAGGCTTAAATTTACTGGCCACCTTTCAGCCTCATGTTATTAAATTAGATATGGAATTAACCCGCGATATTGATAGCAGCGATGCCAAGCAAGCGATTGTGGCGGGGGTATTACTCACCGCCACGCGGCTGGGCATTGATATTATTGCCGAAGGAATAGAAACCCCTGCCGAATTAAACACGCTAAGAGAGTTTGGCGTACGCTATTTCCAAGGCTTTTTATTTGCCAAACCCGCAACGGGCCACTTACCACTGAGCACACCCATTTAA
- a CDS encoding C40 family peptidase produces the protein MKWIRLISTLFVGICALPAYADELPQIEIDPPVEQAAPATTITNTTRPRKAKSDVKPDYAPAQDMLLQAMSLIGVKYKWGGATPEAGLDCSGFVRYVFQNSMNIALPHNALGMAQSGASISKDELKPGDLVFFNTLGRTFSHVGIYMGDNRFIHSPRAGKSVEITNFNQSYWTSRFNGARRYDGTGGAPVNMAALLASVPKNAAGTSKGNTALSSKPVCRTVKRKGKKQQICEAPRAARESSSPKAAKGKTYKKSSKTTSKVTKTTKGKSASGKSSKAAPKAKRSAPSSTKKKPSNK, from the coding sequence ATGAAATGGATTAGATTAATCAGCACATTATTCGTGGGCATTTGTGCACTTCCGGCCTATGCCGATGAACTGCCCCAAATCGAGATCGATCCTCCTGTTGAGCAAGCTGCTCCGGCAACGACCATCACCAACACCACACGGCCCCGTAAAGCCAAATCTGATGTAAAACCCGATTATGCCCCCGCCCAGGACATGCTTTTACAAGCCATGAGCCTGATTGGCGTGAAATACAAATGGGGTGGCGCCACGCCCGAAGCAGGCCTTGATTGCAGTGGCTTTGTTCGCTATGTATTTCAAAACTCGATGAATATTGCCCTGCCCCACAATGCGTTGGGCATGGCGCAATCAGGGGCAAGTATCAGCAAGGATGAGCTTAAACCGGGCGACCTGGTGTTTTTTAACACGCTGGGGCGTACGTTTTCCCATGTTGGCATTTATATGGGCGACAACCGCTTTATTCATTCGCCCCGCGCCGGTAAAAGCGTTGAAATCACCAACTTTAACCAAAGCTATTGGACTTCACGCTTTAACGGCGCTCGCCGCTACGATGGCACAGGTGGTGCACCCGTCAATATGGCGGCGCTATTAGCCAGCGTTCCCAAAAATGCTGCGGGCACGTCCAAAGGAAATACCGCACTAAGTAGCAAACCTGTATGCAGAACAGTAAAACGCAAAGGCAAAAAACAGCAGATCTGTGAAGCGCCCAGAGCAGCAAGAGAAAGCAGTAGCCCTAAAGCGGCTAAGGGCAAAACCTATAAAAAGAGCAGCAAAACAACAAGCAAGGTTACCAAAACCACCAAGGGCAAAAGTGCGTCAGGCAAATCAAGTAAAGCAGCACCCAAAGCCAAACGCAGCGCGCCATCCAGCACCAAGAAAAAACCAAGTAATAAGTAA